One Microbacterium sp. W4I20 DNA window includes the following coding sequences:
- a CDS encoding endo-1,4-beta-xylanase yields MGSLTPRGATRPRALSVVSMATAGILFALVGCGSTDSPSERGTVIDLLQQDWRHVSGIVADGDGVRVTATGRRIVEQDGGGGQPNPPINLAGTHLVASGEFSLRVSFTDVTADATLAVYDSPPVIADEFRIEPAGLQLTLRGDDLRIAVFDGSPPPDVTDPQPVHDAHVTVIDPEAELSVHRSGDRLEIASGGETLSALPLGDVFGSGELWWGLSSEEGSFTVRSLTAAAPGGTALTTAGPAAADAEPSSNGLQALAARARPDFLMGAAVALGPLASDAEYANNLVGAFGAVTPENAMKPQALSPRQGEYTFEEADALLDLAESKGIAVHGHTIAFTEAMPRWMQELPTGSEQDRQASAEVLLDYVTTVVTHFRGRLASLDVVNEPFDVDQGTRLQENIWHRVFGPAYPQVVSQAVHDADPNVRQFINENGADVPGPRQDALLQLALDTNDQGGHIDGVGLQAHVYDLETDAISADDLATTFDSFADAGLVVRISENDVTDSEGQDAQADQYATVLAACLRSEACVSYTTWGVDDRFDWWIDDDRGLHQGHDLLFDDGEPTPAYDAVRRVLAG; encoded by the coding sequence ATGGGCAGCCTGACACCGCGGGGAGCGACCCGGCCGAGGGCACTGTCGGTCGTGAGCATGGCGACCGCCGGGATCCTCTTCGCCCTGGTCGGCTGCGGTTCGACGGACTCGCCATCCGAGCGGGGCACCGTCATCGATCTGCTGCAGCAGGACTGGCGGCACGTGTCGGGGATCGTCGCGGACGGCGATGGTGTGCGGGTGACGGCGACGGGGAGACGCATCGTGGAGCAGGACGGAGGGGGAGGCCAGCCGAACCCACCGATCAACCTCGCGGGCACGCATCTGGTGGCCTCGGGAGAGTTCTCGCTCCGGGTGTCGTTCACGGACGTGACCGCCGACGCGACCCTGGCCGTCTACGACAGCCCGCCGGTGATCGCGGACGAGTTCCGGATCGAGCCCGCGGGTCTCCAGCTCACCCTCCGCGGCGATGACCTCCGCATCGCCGTCTTCGACGGTTCTCCCCCGCCCGACGTGACCGACCCCCAGCCGGTGCACGACGCGCACGTCACGGTCATCGACCCCGAGGCCGAGCTCTCGGTACACCGTTCCGGCGACCGGCTCGAGATCGCGAGCGGCGGCGAAACCTTGTCCGCGCTGCCCCTCGGCGACGTCTTCGGCTCGGGGGAGCTCTGGTGGGGGTTGTCGAGCGAGGAGGGCTCTTTCACGGTCCGTTCGCTCACTGCCGCGGCGCCGGGTGGTACTGCCCTGACCACCGCCGGTCCGGCCGCCGCTGACGCAGAACCGTCTTCGAATGGTCTGCAGGCTCTTGCTGCCCGCGCTCGCCCGGACTTCCTGATGGGCGCGGCGGTGGCACTCGGTCCACTGGCCTCGGATGCCGAATACGCGAACAACCTCGTGGGCGCGTTCGGCGCCGTCACCCCGGAGAACGCGATGAAACCGCAGGCGCTCTCTCCGCGGCAGGGGGAATACACCTTCGAGGAGGCCGATGCCCTCCTCGACCTCGCGGAGAGCAAGGGAATCGCCGTGCACGGCCACACCATCGCCTTCACCGAGGCGATGCCCCGCTGGATGCAGGAGCTTCCCACCGGCTCCGAGCAGGACCGCCAGGCCAGCGCCGAGGTTCTGCTCGACTACGTGACCACCGTCGTCACGCATTTCCGGGGTCGGCTCGCGTCGCTCGACGTCGTCAACGAACCGTTCGACGTCGATCAGGGAACCCGTCTGCAGGAGAACATCTGGCATCGCGTCTTCGGACCGGCCTACCCGCAGGTCGTCTCGCAGGCGGTTCACGATGCGGACCCCAACGTCAGGCAGTTCATCAACGAGAACGGCGCTGACGTGCCCGGTCCCCGTCAGGACGCCCTCCTTCAGCTTGCTCTCGACACGAACGACCAGGGCGGACACATCGACGGCGTGGGCCTTCAGGCTCACGTCTACGATCTTGAGACCGATGCCATCTCGGCCGATGATCTCGCCACCACATTCGACAGCTTCGCCGATGCCGGGCTGGTCGTTCGAATCTCCGAGAACGACGTCACGGACAGCGAGGGCCAGGATGCCCAGGCGGATCAGTACGCCACGGTCCTCGCAGCCTGCCTCCGCTCGGAAGCATGCGTCTCCTACACGACGTGGGGGGTCGACGATCGGTTCGACTGGTGGATCGACGACGACCGCGGCCTGCACCAGGGCCACGACCTCCTCTTCGACGACGGCGAGCCGACACCTGCGTACGACGCAGTGAGACGAGTGCTCGCGGGCTGA
- a CDS encoding MSMEG_1061 family FMN-dependent PPOX-type flavoprotein translates to MDVRDFRPVDLAALRAKMGEPDAPTTQKITDHLDDNCLAFLAHSPFCCLSTSDAAGNCDCSPRGDYPGFVRALDAQTLVIPDRLGNKIADSMTNILDNGHVGLLCFVPGMTETLRINGTATVTDDPALLAMLEQDHAVPDLAIVIRTEQVYLHCGRALLRGGLWDPETQDLAAEVPSSGQIWASMSGWDPTVGTAIDDAMAGAYKVLY, encoded by the coding sequence ATGGACGTCCGTGACTTTCGACCCGTCGACCTGGCTGCTCTGCGAGCGAAGATGGGGGAGCCCGACGCCCCGACCACGCAGAAGATCACCGATCACCTCGACGACAACTGCCTGGCGTTCCTCGCGCACTCGCCGTTCTGCTGCCTGTCCACGTCGGATGCCGCGGGCAACTGCGACTGCTCACCTCGCGGCGACTACCCCGGCTTCGTCCGCGCACTCGATGCGCAGACGCTCGTGATCCCCGACCGCCTCGGCAACAAGATCGCCGACTCGATGACGAACATCCTCGACAACGGCCACGTCGGACTGCTGTGCTTCGTCCCCGGCATGACCGAGACACTCCGCATCAACGGCACCGCCACGGTGACCGACGATCCGGCTCTCCTGGCGATGCTCGAACAGGATCACGCCGTACCCGATCTCGCCATCGTCATTCGCACCGAGCAGGTCTACCTGCACTGCGGTCGCGCCCTGCTGCGCGGTGGCCTGTGGGATCCGGAGACCCAGGATCTTGCGGCAGAGGTGCCCAGCTCCGGGCAGATCTGGGCGAGCATGTCGGGCTGGGATCCGACCGTCGGCACCGCGATCGACGATGCGATGGCCGGCGCCTACAAGGTGCTGTACTGA
- a CDS encoding PDR/VanB family oxidoreductase: MRSRAGMIPLLVSEIVRETPSIVSVRLEAPDGSPLPPWVPGAHIDVQLITRHERQYSLCGDPADVTGYRIAVLREAASRGGSHYIHSFLRVGSRVWVRPPRNLFALTDAPAYLLLAAGIGITPILAMARHLAAEGANWRMTYLARRPEDIAFSTELEALGDRVTTHVSSELGRLDLAGLLADIEPGTAVYACGPQGFIDALTGLADALPEGSSIHVERFEPKPREHRPNETFSVVCSRSEVTVEVPPQRSMLDALADAGVSVGGSCLRGVCGSCALNVLDGIPEHRDSLNADDDSMTIYPCVSRSTSRELVVDV; encoded by the coding sequence ATGCGCTCCCGCGCGGGGATGATCCCCCTCCTCGTCAGCGAGATCGTCCGCGAGACGCCGTCGATCGTGAGCGTGCGGCTCGAGGCCCCCGACGGCTCGCCGCTCCCGCCCTGGGTGCCGGGCGCGCACATCGATGTGCAGCTGATCACGCGGCATGAACGGCAGTACTCGCTGTGCGGCGACCCGGCGGACGTCACGGGATACCGCATCGCCGTGCTGCGCGAGGCGGCCTCCCGCGGAGGCTCGCACTACATCCACTCGTTCCTGCGGGTCGGCAGCCGCGTGTGGGTGCGGCCACCGCGCAACCTGTTCGCCCTCACCGACGCACCGGCCTACCTGCTTCTCGCCGCGGGCATCGGCATCACGCCGATCCTGGCGATGGCCCGTCATCTGGCAGCCGAGGGGGCGAACTGGCGCATGACGTATCTCGCTCGGCGGCCGGAGGACATCGCATTCTCGACCGAGCTCGAGGCGCTCGGCGACCGGGTCACGACGCACGTCAGCTCGGAGCTCGGCCGACTCGACCTGGCGGGACTGCTGGCCGACATCGAACCCGGCACCGCGGTCTATGCCTGCGGCCCGCAGGGCTTCATCGACGCGCTCACCGGACTCGCGGATGCGCTGCCCGAGGGGAGCAGCATCCACGTCGAACGCTTCGAGCCCAAGCCGCGTGAGCACCGGCCGAACGAGACGTTCTCGGTGGTGTGCTCGCGGTCGGAGGTCACGGTCGAGGTTCCGCCGCAGCGGTCGATGCTCGACGCTCTGGCGGATGCCGGAGTGTCGGTCGGCGGCTCCTGCCTGCGCGGCGTCTGCGGCTCCTGCGCCCTGAACGTGCTCGACGGCATCCCCGAGCACCGCGATTCGCTCAACGCCGACGACGACTCGATGACGATCTACCCGTGCGTGTCGCGGTCGACCTCTCGGGAGCTCGTCGTCGACGTGTAG
- a CDS encoding multidrug transporter yields the protein MSTPEHPSADDETFEENRHDQLTSAPDATEADAAPRIEVSEHDGNTRIDIAPDAAVRPGPGPGVETDDEV from the coding sequence ATGAGCACGCCTGAGCACCCTTCTGCCGACGACGAGACCTTCGAGGAGAACCGTCACGATCAGCTGACGTCGGCGCCCGATGCCACCGAAGCCGACGCCGCACCGCGCATCGAGGTCAGCGAGCACGACGGCAACACGCGCATCGACATCGCCCCGGATGCTGCCGTGCGCCCGGGCCCCGGTCCCGGCGTCGAGACCGACGACGAGGTCTAG
- a CDS encoding APC family permease → MTTETAPGAEAPTRLRRAITGPLLFAFILGDVLGAGIYALMGVLSEKVGGMLWAPLLLALLLALLTAGSYAELVTKYPKAGGSAVFAERAFHSPLVSFLVGFSMLAAGVTSAAGLAIAFAGDYFRTFIDLPTIPVAIAFLAVVALLNARGIRESMGANLVMTAIELSGLVIVIAVVAIFVGGGGGDVSRVTQAPEGTSVGMAVLAGAVIAYYSFVGFETSANMIEEVKNPRRTYPRALFGALFTAGAVYVLVGLASSIALPASELQESSGPLLAVVEATGVSIPSWLFSLIALIAVANGALLTMIMVSRLTYGMAEQDLLPATLGRVLPKRKTPWVAILTTTLVAMGLTLVGDLATLAETVVLLLLFVFLSVNVSVLVLRRDKVEHDHFRIWTFVPVLGIASCILLLTQQRPIVWLFGAILLVVGVILFLLARWGRTRTANSTTHENHDPEDTHEHA, encoded by the coding sequence ATGACCACCGAGACCGCGCCCGGGGCCGAGGCCCCGACCCGCCTGCGTCGGGCCATCACCGGCCCGCTCCTGTTCGCATTCATCCTGGGCGACGTGCTCGGCGCCGGCATCTACGCCCTCATGGGCGTGCTCTCCGAGAAGGTCGGCGGGATGCTGTGGGCACCGCTCCTGCTCGCCCTGCTGCTCGCGCTGCTCACCGCCGGCTCCTACGCAGAGCTCGTCACCAAGTACCCGAAGGCCGGTGGTTCCGCCGTCTTCGCCGAGCGTGCGTTCCACAGCCCGCTCGTCTCGTTCCTCGTCGGCTTCAGCATGCTCGCCGCGGGTGTCACCAGCGCCGCGGGTCTCGCCATCGCCTTCGCCGGCGACTACTTCCGCACCTTCATCGACCTGCCGACCATCCCGGTCGCGATCGCCTTCCTCGCCGTCGTCGCGCTGCTGAACGCCCGCGGCATCCGCGAATCCATGGGCGCCAACCTCGTGATGACCGCGATCGAGCTCAGCGGCCTGGTCATCGTCATCGCGGTCGTCGCGATCTTCGTCGGCGGGGGCGGCGGAGACGTGTCCCGGGTCACGCAGGCACCCGAGGGCACCAGCGTCGGCATGGCTGTTCTCGCCGGAGCCGTGATCGCGTACTACTCCTTCGTCGGCTTCGAGACCTCCGCCAACATGATCGAAGAGGTGAAGAACCCGCGCCGCACGTACCCCCGCGCGCTCTTCGGCGCGCTGTTCACGGCGGGTGCCGTGTACGTGCTGGTCGGTCTCGCGAGCTCGATCGCCCTGCCGGCATCCGAGCTGCAGGAATCGAGCGGACCACTGCTCGCCGTCGTCGAGGCGACCGGCGTCAGCATCCCCTCCTGGCTGTTCAGCCTGATCGCGCTGATCGCCGTCGCGAACGGCGCTCTTCTGACGATGATCATGGTCAGCCGCCTCACCTACGGCATGGCCGAGCAGGATCTGCTGCCCGCAACCCTGGGCCGCGTGCTGCCGAAACGCAAGACGCCGTGGGTCGCGATCCTCACCACCACCCTCGTCGCGATGGGGCTCACCCTGGTCGGCGACCTGGCCACCCTCGCCGAGACCGTCGTGCTGCTGCTGCTGTTCGTCTTCCTCAGCGTGAACGTGTCGGTGCTCGTGCTGCGCCGCGACAAGGTCGAGCACGACCACTTCCGCATCTGGACGTTCGTGCCCGTCCTCGGCATCGCCTCCTGCATCCTGCTCCTCACCCAGCAGCGACCGATCGTCTGGCTGTTCGGAGCGATCCTGCTCGTCGTCGGCGTCATCCTCTTCCTGCTGGCCCGCTGGGGCCGCACGCGCACCGCGAACTCCACGACCCACGAGAACCACGACCCGGAGGACACCCATGAGCACGCCTGA
- a CDS encoding MIP/aquaporin family protein, protein MTGTARKALAEGIATFLFVLAIIAAVNSESPLTPLAIGFTLMVLVYSTGHISGAHLNPAVSVGVFLRGGLSVVDLISYLVAQFVGGALAALASLTVWPAGEKAMVIEVGPAFLVEALFTLILVWVVLNTATAKGTEGNSFYGLAIGATVFVGAATVGSISGGGFNPAVALGLSVGGYFAWSSLWLYIVAPVVGAVIAALLFRVLNADDAKKIAGA, encoded by the coding sequence ATGACCGGTACTGCACGCAAGGCGCTCGCTGAAGGCATCGCGACCTTCCTCTTCGTCCTCGCCATCATCGCGGCGGTGAACAGCGAGAGCCCGCTGACCCCGCTCGCCATCGGGTTCACCCTGATGGTGCTCGTCTACTCGACGGGCCACATCTCGGGAGCTCACCTGAACCCGGCCGTGTCGGTCGGCGTCTTCCTGCGCGGCGGCCTGAGCGTCGTCGACCTCATCTCCTACCTCGTGGCGCAGTTCGTCGGCGGGGCGCTGGCGGCACTCGCAAGCCTGACCGTCTGGCCGGCCGGCGAGAAGGCCATGGTCATCGAGGTCGGCCCGGCCTTCCTCGTCGAGGCGCTGTTCACGCTGATCCTCGTCTGGGTCGTGCTCAACACCGCCACCGCCAAGGGCACCGAGGGCAACTCGTTCTACGGTCTGGCGATCGGCGCGACGGTGTTCGTCGGTGCGGCGACCGTCGGTTCGATTTCCGGCGGCGGCTTCAACCCGGCCGTCGCGCTGGGCCTGTCGGTCGGCGGCTACTTCGCGTGGAGCTCGCTGTGGCTCTACATCGTCGCCCCGGTCGTGGGCGCGGTCATCGCGGCGCTCCTGTTCCGCGTGCTGAACGCCGACGACGCCAAGAAGATCGCCGGCGCGTAA
- a CDS encoding GPP34 family phosphoprotein, whose translation MLIVEELHLLLLRPDGRVENAATAHRLYGEIAAVIVDLALHGRVVVTEEKHPVVHVVSTEPTGNSVLDASLARIAPLTGKRLQSFLTRTKIDPLDEVVASLVAQGALVRGERGFFGLGAERTPESDPGPEMLLRSRLAAVLAGSAAPSQADLTLLSILQGLNAAHSILRTEAGLVSAGHLKRRIEELSARSAAGDAVSKAVNDAVTAALMVAMTPVFVAATMS comes from the coding sequence ATGCTGATCGTCGAGGAACTCCACCTGCTGCTGCTGCGACCGGATGGCCGCGTCGAGAATGCGGCGACCGCGCACCGGCTCTACGGCGAGATCGCCGCGGTCATCGTCGACCTCGCGCTGCACGGCCGTGTGGTCGTGACCGAGGAGAAGCACCCGGTCGTGCACGTCGTGTCGACCGAGCCGACTGGCAACTCGGTGCTCGATGCATCCCTGGCGCGCATCGCACCCCTGACCGGCAAGCGGCTGCAGTCGTTCCTGACGCGCACGAAGATCGATCCGCTCGACGAGGTTGTCGCCTCGCTCGTCGCGCAGGGGGCGCTCGTGCGGGGAGAGCGCGGCTTCTTCGGGCTCGGTGCCGAGCGCACGCCGGAGTCCGATCCGGGGCCGGAGATGCTGCTGCGCTCTCGTCTCGCCGCGGTGCTCGCCGGTTCCGCCGCCCCGTCGCAGGCCGACCTGACGCTGCTCTCCATCCTGCAGGGACTGAATGCCGCGCATTCGATCCTGCGCACGGAGGCGGGTCTCGTCTCGGCGGGTCACCTGAAGCGACGGATCGAAGAGCTCTCCGCACGCTCCGCAGCGGGCGACGCCGTCTCCAAGGCGGTGAACGACGCGGTCACCGCCGCACTGATGGTGGCGATGACGCCGGTGTTCGTCGCCGCGACCATGAGCTGA
- a CDS encoding NADP-dependent oxidoreductase, giving the protein MLSVPADASSRRVMFHRFGGPEVLEIEHRRVPRPASGEVLVRVAAAGVNPVDWKLFSGEPLHDPYERHLPSGNGYDFSGVIEGLGDGVTDWAIGDRVFGGLRFHAQADHLVIDPAQLVRVPDGLPLLVAGALNVVGRTAMASVESQRITADDVVLVSGAAGGVGILTAQLCVLRGARVFGTASPHNHALLQGLGIHPLAYGDGLADAVRAAAPDGLTAVLDTVGHGTVELALSLGVPTDRINTVADYDARARHPVRGVGGASAGVRELAAIAELLADGRIELPIDSVHPLEDARVAYERSIAGHSTGKIVIVTGVTDPLRG; this is encoded by the coding sequence ATGCTCTCTGTACCCGCGGATGCCTCATCGCGCCGCGTGATGTTCCACCGGTTCGGCGGACCGGAGGTGCTCGAGATCGAGCATCGGCGCGTGCCGCGTCCCGCATCGGGCGAGGTCCTCGTCCGGGTGGCGGCGGCGGGCGTGAACCCGGTGGACTGGAAGCTGTTCAGCGGCGAGCCTCTGCACGACCCCTACGAGCGCCACCTGCCCTCGGGCAACGGCTACGACTTCTCGGGCGTGATCGAGGGCCTCGGCGACGGTGTGACCGACTGGGCGATCGGCGACCGTGTGTTCGGTGGCCTCCGTTTTCACGCGCAGGCCGACCACCTCGTGATCGATCCGGCGCAGCTCGTCCGCGTGCCGGACGGCCTCCCGCTCCTGGTGGCCGGCGCGCTCAACGTCGTCGGCCGCACCGCGATGGCGAGCGTGGAGTCGCAGCGGATCACGGCGGACGACGTCGTTCTCGTCAGCGGCGCCGCAGGTGGCGTCGGCATCCTCACCGCCCAGCTCTGCGTGCTGCGCGGTGCACGGGTGTTCGGCACGGCGAGCCCGCACAATCACGCGCTGCTGCAGGGGCTCGGCATCCACCCGCTCGCCTACGGCGACGGACTCGCCGATGCCGTGCGCGCGGCGGCTCCCGACGGACTGACCGCGGTCCTCGACACCGTCGGCCACGGCACGGTCGAGCTTGCGCTGTCGCTGGGTGTTCCCACGGATCGCATCAACACGGTCGCCGACTACGACGCACGCGCGCGCCATCCGGTGCGGGGAGTCGGCGGGGCGAGCGCAGGAGTCCGTGAGCTCGCGGCGATCGCCGAACTGCTCGCCGACGGGCGCATCGAGCTGCCGATCGACTCGGTGCATCCGCTCGAAGACGCCCGTGTCGCGTACGAACGGTCGATCGCCGGCCACTCGACCGGGAAGATCGTTATCGTCACCGGAGTCACCGACCCCCTTCGAGGGTGA
- a CDS encoding LuxR C-terminal-related transcriptional regulator — MTQSVHASAPSLASSGSSGVPSNERDIGEVDHRLRAAIAQQDWRTAVSLVGAHWSALLDEPRERLDHALRAIPLEAFELDSRAAAVRDIRLHTSSDAVDRMIGDVAVPDANDLATLEALARSERALSLLGVVSSRMIALRVRGRLARATQLAELVERFGRIAAVHQPALVSARLPAALLQAGITRGLADDIPGALISLRDAYERASDSPAEYIERDAAGKSAFFLALAGDIELAQCWLARHDEAAAVEGWFGPRITLTADVARSLIAIEGLQRDAAESVLRRLEQPVNAEQSWGPGVTFAQARHALVWGDRLTTIDRVQSDRRRYADWLGESSVLGPLLAQAEGELLLSVGQSQRARQAIGSDRSQPAVAVAEARIELVGGAFDRAARHAASALGKRLSTRNRTDALAILAVAQLHLSEPDAAVQTAAHLSDSLQASGLRLAGLSIEREDRARLGLEPLDDGHGAREPFAIDDQRIRITRQQAVVLQGLEKGWSLREIATHEHLSLNTMKTHARGLYQRLGVTNRDEAIARAYEAGLL, encoded by the coding sequence ATGACTCAGAGTGTCCACGCCTCCGCACCTTCCCTCGCGTCGTCGGGGTCGTCGGGCGTCCCCTCGAACGAGCGCGACATCGGCGAGGTGGATCACCGGCTGCGCGCGGCGATCGCGCAGCAGGACTGGCGTACCGCGGTCTCCCTGGTGGGTGCGCACTGGTCGGCGCTGCTCGACGAGCCGCGCGAACGGCTCGATCACGCCCTGCGCGCCATCCCGCTCGAGGCCTTCGAGCTCGACTCCCGTGCGGCCGCCGTCCGCGACATCCGCCTGCACACCTCCTCTGACGCCGTCGACCGCATGATCGGAGACGTCGCCGTTCCCGACGCCAACGACCTCGCGACCCTCGAAGCGCTCGCGCGGTCGGAGCGCGCCCTCAGCCTGCTCGGGGTGGTCTCGTCACGCATGATCGCTCTTCGCGTGCGGGGGCGGCTGGCCCGTGCCACGCAGCTGGCCGAGCTGGTCGAGCGATTCGGGCGCATCGCGGCCGTGCACCAACCCGCACTCGTCTCCGCCCGGCTGCCCGCCGCCCTGCTCCAGGCCGGCATCACCCGCGGGCTCGCCGACGACATCCCCGGCGCCCTGATCAGCCTGCGCGATGCCTACGAACGCGCGTCCGACTCGCCGGCGGAGTACATCGAGAGGGATGCCGCCGGCAAGTCGGCCTTCTTCCTCGCGCTCGCCGGCGACATCGAGCTGGCGCAGTGCTGGCTCGCGCGGCACGACGAGGCTGCGGCCGTGGAGGGCTGGTTCGGTCCGCGCATCACGCTGACCGCCGATGTCGCGCGGAGTCTGATCGCCATCGAGGGTCTGCAGCGCGATGCGGCCGAGTCGGTGCTGCGCCGACTCGAGCAGCCCGTCAACGCCGAGCAGAGCTGGGGTCCCGGTGTGACCTTCGCCCAGGCGCGGCACGCGCTCGTCTGGGGCGACCGGCTCACCACGATCGACCGGGTGCAGAGCGACCGCCGTCGCTACGCCGACTGGCTCGGCGAGAGCAGCGTCCTCGGGCCTCTGCTCGCGCAGGCCGAGGGCGAGCTGCTGCTCTCGGTCGGGCAGTCGCAGCGCGCTCGTCAGGCGATCGGGTCGGATCGGTCGCAGCCGGCGGTCGCCGTCGCAGAGGCCCGGATCGAGCTCGTCGGCGGTGCTTTCGACCGCGCCGCGCGCCATGCGGCATCCGCTCTGGGGAAGCGGCTGTCGACACGTAACCGGACCGACGCGCTCGCGATCCTCGCCGTCGCGCAGCTGCACCTGTCGGAGCCGGATGCCGCCGTGCAGACCGCCGCGCATCTGAGCGACTCGCTCCAGGCGAGCGGGCTGCGTCTCGCGGGCCTGTCCATCGAGCGCGAGGATCGAGCGCGGCTGGGTCTCGAACCGCTGGATGACGGGCACGGCGCGCGCGAACCGTTCGCGATCGACGATCAGCGGATCCGCATCACGCGGCAGCAGGCCGTGGTGCTGCAGGGGCTCGAGAAGGGCTGGAGCCTGCGCGAGATCGCGACGCACGAGCACCTCTCGCTCAACACCATGAAGACGCACGCCCGGGGGCTCTATCAGCGCCTCGGTGTCACGAACCGCGACGAGGCGATCGCGCGCGCGTACGAGGCCGGCCTGCTCTGA
- a CDS encoding glycoside hydrolase family 9 protein, with the protein MRILTDHLGYDTGAPKSALIELSHAGATPRVELVSLDDGSRTPLAATPATTVDAWQTGAYSRVDFDAADEPGRYLLEAAVDDDVTASEPFVIGEERLAAGTLSDVLFAFKAGRSSGEIERKDAAALRYGDDSGFTVDARGGWLDASGDTSKFLSHLTYTPTMSPQQIPLCAWAFLEARDQLQVRHPRFHRALGARLRDEALFGADFLVRFRTPEGAFYTGIFDALTKRLEERVINAPLPESVRTDRYRASYRGGGGLAIAALARAFRESEHGDFTSAEYLAAAVGAFDDLEAHNQAYLFGLDLESGELTGSAESIVDDYCALLAAAELVAASDADADATRFAAAADRRAHALIGRYRAASDGGAGWFEAWHDGRPFFSAVEAGLPMIALLRYATLVPSGAHAERARMLALRLAQDLVERTDAAANPFGYPRQRVQPRGGPPKDAFFFPHENDTGYWWQGENATLGSLAFAAASVAALPECDAELGVRLRRFAADQVHWVLGRNPFDVCMLQGRGRNNVEYTPDFPNLPGGIVNGITSHPDDENGIAFLTPETAEGPDSWRWAEQWIPHSAWFLLAVSAG; encoded by the coding sequence ATGCGCATCCTCACCGATCACCTCGGCTACGACACCGGGGCGCCGAAGTCCGCGCTCATCGAGCTGTCGCACGCGGGTGCGACGCCGCGGGTGGAGCTGGTCTCGCTCGACGACGGATCCCGCACGCCTCTCGCCGCGACGCCGGCCACGACGGTCGACGCCTGGCAGACCGGCGCGTACTCGCGGGTCGACTTCGACGCCGCGGACGAGCCGGGGCGGTACCTGCTCGAGGCCGCCGTCGATGACGACGTCACCGCCTCGGAACCGTTCGTCATCGGCGAGGAACGGCTCGCCGCCGGCACCCTCTCCGACGTGCTGTTCGCGTTCAAGGCCGGACGCTCGAGCGGGGAGATCGAGCGGAAGGATGCCGCCGCGCTGCGCTACGGCGACGACTCGGGCTTCACGGTCGACGCCCGCGGCGGCTGGCTCGACGCGTCGGGCGACACGAGCAAGTTCCTCAGCCACCTGACCTACACGCCCACCATGAGCCCACAGCAGATCCCGCTGTGCGCGTGGGCGTTCCTGGAGGCCCGCGACCAGCTGCAGGTGCGGCATCCGCGTTTCCACCGGGCCCTCGGAGCGCGCCTGCGGGACGAGGCGCTGTTCGGCGCCGACTTCCTGGTGCGATTCCGCACCCCCGAAGGCGCCTTCTACACCGGCATCTTCGACGCGCTGACCAAGCGCCTCGAGGAGCGGGTGATCAACGCGCCGCTGCCCGAGAGCGTGCGCACCGACCGCTATCGCGCGTCGTACCGCGGCGGGGGCGGGCTGGCGATCGCGGCGCTCGCCCGCGCGTTCCGCGAGAGCGAGCACGGCGACTTCACCTCGGCCGAGTACCTCGCTGCCGCCGTCGGCGCGTTCGACGACCTCGAGGCCCACAATCAGGCCTACCTCTTCGGGCTCGACCTGGAGAGCGGCGAGCTCACCGGGAGCGCGGAATCGATCGTCGACGACTACTGCGCGCTGCTCGCGGCGGCAGAACTCGTGGCGGCTTCGGATGCTGACGCTGACGCCACGCGTTTCGCCGCTGCCGCCGACCGGCGGGCACACGCCCTGATCGGGCGCTACCGCGCAGCATCCGACGGCGGCGCCGGCTGGTTCGAGGCCTGGCACGACGGACGGCCGTTCTTCTCGGCCGTCGAGGCCGGCCTCCCGATGATCGCGCTGCTGCGCTACGCGACGCTCGTGCCCTCGGGTGCGCATGCCGAGCGGGCGCGGATGCTGGCGCTCCGGCTCGCGCAGGACCTCGTGGAGCGGACGGATGCTGCCGCCAACCCCTTCGGCTATCCGCGGCAGCGCGTGCAGCCGCGGGGAGGCCCCCCGAAGGACGCGTTCTTCTTCCCGCACGAGAACGACACCGGCTACTGGTGGCAGGGCGAGAACGCGACCCTCGGTTCGCTGGCCTTCGCCGCCGCCTCGGTCGCCGCTCTCCCGGAGTGCGATGCGGAGCTCGGCGTGCGGCTCCGCCGCTTCGCGGCCGACCAGGTGCACTGGGTTCTCGGGCGGAACCCCTTCGACGTCTGCATGCTCCAGGGCCGCGGCCGCAACAACGTCGAGTACACCCCGGACTTCCCCAACCTGCCCGGCGGGATCGTGAACGGCATCACCAGCCACCCCGACGACGAGAACGGCATCGCGTTCCTCACCCCCGAGACGGCTGAGGGGCCCGATTCCTGGCGCTGGGCGGAGCAGTGGATCCCGCACTCCGCGTGGTTCCTGCTCGCCGTCAGTGCGGGCTGA